One segment of Nocardioides sp. QY071 DNA contains the following:
- a CDS encoding flavin reductase family protein, with protein sequence MSALAFSPTPRPAEVLEPTPDVMRRAMGAFPSGVTVVTAVHDDEPVGFTCQSFASLSLEPPLVLFCATREGRAWARIRSAEAFCVNVLAEDQVDLCQRFGSRTGLRFEGLDWTAPHGAPALPGAVLRVHATLETVHVAGDHDIAIGRVQGLELDAAPPLVFHRGRFGLDAPKAGFAHWGEQDFWS encoded by the coding sequence ATGAGCGCCCTCGCCTTCTCCCCGACCCCGCGGCCCGCCGAGGTGCTGGAGCCGACTCCTGACGTGATGCGGCGCGCGATGGGCGCCTTCCCGAGCGGGGTCACCGTGGTCACCGCCGTCCACGACGACGAGCCGGTCGGCTTCACCTGCCAGTCGTTCGCGTCCCTCTCGCTGGAGCCGCCGCTGGTGCTGTTCTGCGCGACCCGCGAGGGGCGCGCATGGGCCCGGATCCGGTCGGCCGAGGCCTTCTGCGTCAACGTGCTCGCCGAGGACCAGGTCGACCTGTGCCAGCGCTTCGGCTCGCGCACCGGGCTGCGCTTCGAGGGGCTCGACTGGACCGCCCCGCACGGCGCCCCGGCGCTGCCCGGTGCCGTGCTCCGGGTGCACGCGACGCTCGAGACCGTGCACGTCGCCGGGGACCACGACATCGCGATCGGGCGGGTCCAGGGCCTCGAGCTCGACGCCGCTCCGCCGCTGGTCTTCCACCGCGGCCGGTTCGGTCTGGACGCACCCAAGGCGGGCTTCGCGCACTGGGGCGAGCAGGACTTCTGGAGCTGA
- a CDS encoding alpha/beta hydrolase produces the protein MLDTEAAGFLALLNENFPLVATMSGAEARAATKARQVPPTNLDDVRSAEDVTIEVVGGTIGARVYRPHGPDDVRRPLVVFMHGGGFVFCDLESHDSFCRQLAREVDAVVVSVDYRLAPEHRAPTAAEDAYAALLWACARHDELGTDPDRVAVAGDSAGGALAAVVALMARDRGGPALAGQALLGPVIDPACDTPSYDTYADGWFNTRANMEWYWDQYLGADRALPEPPELAAPARAASHAGLPPAVVVVTGADPLADEGERYAAQLAAAGVPVLTRIHPMLFHGLLTFMTLRAGASARELLYADLRALLNQENR, from the coding sequence ATGCTCGACACCGAGGCCGCCGGGTTCCTGGCGCTGCTCAACGAGAACTTCCCGCTGGTCGCCACGATGAGCGGCGCCGAGGCGCGCGCCGCGACCAAGGCCCGCCAGGTCCCGCCCACCAACCTGGACGACGTGCGCTCGGCCGAGGACGTCACCATCGAGGTCGTCGGCGGCACCATCGGTGCCCGCGTCTACCGACCCCACGGCCCCGACGACGTACGACGCCCGCTGGTCGTCTTCATGCACGGCGGCGGCTTCGTGTTCTGCGACCTCGAGAGCCACGACAGCTTCTGCCGTCAGCTGGCCCGCGAGGTCGACGCGGTCGTCGTGTCCGTCGACTACCGCCTCGCCCCCGAGCACCGCGCGCCGACCGCCGCCGAGGACGCGTACGCCGCGCTGCTCTGGGCCTGCGCGCGCCACGACGAGCTGGGCACCGACCCGGACCGCGTGGCCGTCGCCGGCGACAGCGCCGGCGGGGCGCTCGCCGCCGTCGTCGCGCTGATGGCCCGCGACCGCGGCGGCCCGGCGCTGGCCGGCCAGGCGCTGCTCGGCCCGGTCATCGACCCCGCCTGCGACACCCCCAGCTACGACACGTACGCCGACGGCTGGTTCAACACCCGCGCCAACATGGAGTGGTACTGGGACCAGTACCTCGGCGCCGACCGCGCCCTCCCCGAGCCGCCCGAGCTGGCCGCCCCCGCCCGCGCGGCGAGCCACGCCGGCCTGCCGCCGGCCGTCGTGGTCGTCACCGGCGCTGACCCGCTCGCCGACGAGGGGGAGCGGTATGCCGCCCAGCTCGCCGCGGCCGGCGTACCCGTCCTCACCCGGATCCACCCGATGCTCTTCCACGGCCTGCTCACCTTCATGACCCTGCGCGCCGGGGCCTCGGCCCGCGAGCTGCTGTACGCCGACCTGCGCGCCCTACTGAACCAGGAGAACCGATGA
- a CDS encoding IclR family transcriptional regulator: MASAAAKKKADGESSDPPVSMVARIALIMRVFDEPGARFRLDDIATRTGLPRSTVHRILDQLLVTGWIQRRPDGYSLSAGASTARHSPSEHPELRSVAAPVLNRLHLDTGLVVHLGVLIGTDVLVLDRIAGRAATGASGNVGTASRVGGRVPAHATALGKAILAQLPGEEIDTLFRPGLPKRSPRTIDDLPTLHQELGRIRARRGLAYENQELVLGTSALGAAIRADGLLAAISVGGAVPLEKLERLGPLMLRAAAHVTQRLSGQDEDAEPVRPQSDGVLGRLLRTLPADGWV; the protein is encoded by the coding sequence ATGGCGAGTGCCGCGGCGAAGAAGAAGGCGGACGGGGAGAGCTCCGACCCGCCGGTGTCGATGGTCGCGCGGATCGCCCTGATCATGCGGGTCTTCGACGAGCCCGGCGCGCGGTTCCGGCTCGACGACATCGCCACCCGCACCGGCCTGCCGCGCTCGACGGTCCACCGGATCCTCGACCAGCTGCTCGTCACCGGCTGGATCCAGCGCCGCCCCGACGGCTACTCGCTGTCCGCCGGCGCCTCGACCGCCCGGCACTCGCCGTCCGAGCATCCCGAGCTGCGCTCTGTCGCCGCGCCGGTCCTCAACCGGCTGCACCTCGACACCGGCCTGGTCGTGCACCTCGGCGTCCTCATCGGCACCGACGTGCTGGTGCTCGACCGGATCGCCGGTCGCGCCGCGACGGGCGCCTCCGGCAACGTCGGTACGGCGTCCCGCGTCGGCGGCCGGGTCCCCGCCCACGCCACCGCCCTCGGCAAGGCGATCCTCGCCCAGCTCCCCGGCGAGGAGATCGACACGCTGTTCCGGCCCGGCCTGCCCAAGCGCAGCCCCCGCACCATCGACGACCTGCCCACCCTCCACCAGGAGCTAGGCCGGATCCGTGCCCGCCGCGGCCTCGCCTACGAGAACCAGGAGCTGGTCCTCGGCACCTCCGCCCTGGGCGCCGCCATCCGCGCCGACGGCCTGCTCGCCGCGATCTCGGTCGGCGGCGCCGTACCCCTGGAGAAGCTGGAGCGCCTCGGTCCGCTCATGCTCCGCGCCGCCGCCCACGTCACCCAGCGGCTGTCCGGACAGGACGAGGACGCCGAGCCGGTGCGGCCGCAGTCGGACGGGGTGCTCGGGCGGTTGCTGCGGACGCTGCCGGCCGACGGCTGGGTGTAG